In one Bacillus rossius redtenbacheri isolate Brsri chromosome 11, Brsri_v3, whole genome shotgun sequence genomic region, the following are encoded:
- the LOC134536683 gene encoding uncharacterized protein LOC134536683 isoform X2, translating to MGTLTKFIIISQLIFTLLLNPEHVSGVSSRLDIQITKIEETSGLYYEHNGNGRLYNTEWRLISYLNLSQPENNYNTLRRYVSVVNELCNKEIPVYKGKTLCSNTITKLSNRLDATARTIEIIGGITKDHVSPRVKRSFFPFNLIGQLSKVIFGTLDEEDAEFYNNKITKLESEQLDFLKLSKEQIFIVKSTLQTMNRTVKDLNGNQQMLADQLVKLTDEINRINSNVTDALSHHNLRIRVNEHLTLLNQEIETLSFQCESILNSIINAFKGILNPHIITPQKSLNISMHFNLLILENLIYHYQKEQSKIVPFLT from the exons ATGGGTACCCTCacgaaatttattataataag TCAACTCATTTTTACCCTGTTGCTGAACCCTGAACATGTGAGTGGAGTGTCATCAAGACTAGACATTCAAATCACTAAAATTGAAGAAACTTCGGGACTATACTACGAACATAACGGCAATGGACGATTGTATAATACTGAATGGAGATTAATCTCCTATTTAAATTTAAGTCAgcctgaaaataattataatactttaAGACGATATGTAAGTGTTGTAAATGAATTATGTAATAAGGAAATTCCGGTGTATAAGGGTAAAACTCTATGTTCTAATACTATAACAAAATTATCAAACAGGTTAGACGCCACTGCGCGCACCATAGAAATTATAGGAGGTATAACCAAAGACCATGTTAGTCCTAGAGTAAAAAGAAGTTTCTTTCCATTTAACCTAATAGGGCAATTGAGTAAAGTGATTTTTGGTACGCTAGACGAAGAAGATgcagaattttataataataaaattacgaaaCTTGAGAGCGAACAATTAGACTTTCTTAAGCTGAGTAAGgaacaaatttttattgtaaaatcgaCCTTGCAAACCATGAACCGAACTGTTAAAGATTTAAATGGGAATCAGCAAATGTTAGCTGACCAACTAGTAAAACTTACAGATGAGATAAACCGCATAAACTCGAATGTAACCGACGCTTTATCTCATCATAACCTACGAATACGAGTAAACGAGCATTTGACTCTATTAAATCAAGAAATTGAAACCCTTTCATTTCAATGTGAATCTATTTTGAATTCcataataaatgcatttaaagggATTTTAAACCCCCATATTATAACACCACAAAAATCGTTGAATATTTCAATGCATTTCAATCTACTCATTCTCGAgaatttaatttaccattaccaGAAGGAACAATCAAAGATAGTTCCCTTCTTAACCTGA